One part of the Prochlorococcus marinus str. MIT 9313 genome encodes these proteins:
- a CDS encoding argininosuccinate synthase: MGRAKKVVLAYSGGVDTSVCIPYLKHEWGVEEVITFAADLGQGDELDPIRLKALDAGASQSLVGDLIEPFVEQFALPAIRANALYEGRYPLSTALARPLIARQLVEVAREVGADAVAHGCTGKGNDQVRFDLAIAALAPDLKVLTPAREWSMSREEAIAYGERCGIPAPVSKKSPYSIDLNLLGRSIEAGPLEDLMVAPPEEVFAMTSSIDAAPSQAQDIEISFEAGNPVAIDGVRLDSVGLIKEANRLAGRHGFGRLDIIENRVVGIKSREIYETPGLLLLIRAHQELESLTLAADVLRMKRQLEMQWAELVYQGLWFSPLKDALDGFMDRTQTYVNGLVRIRLQKGNAMVIGRSSDTNSLYISEMATYGSEDNFDHRAAEGFIYIWGLPSRLWAAARRG, translated from the coding sequence GCATCCCATACCTCAAGCATGAATGGGGGGTAGAGGAGGTGATCACCTTTGCTGCCGATTTAGGTCAGGGCGATGAGCTTGATCCCATCCGCCTTAAGGCTCTTGATGCTGGTGCTAGTCAGTCTCTGGTGGGAGATTTGATAGAGCCTTTTGTAGAACAGTTTGCTTTGCCGGCGATTCGTGCCAATGCTCTTTACGAAGGTCGTTATCCACTGTCTACGGCTTTAGCTCGCCCCCTGATTGCTCGTCAGTTGGTAGAGGTTGCCAGGGAGGTCGGGGCCGATGCGGTGGCTCATGGCTGTACGGGTAAAGGCAACGATCAGGTGCGTTTTGATTTAGCCATTGCAGCACTAGCACCTGATCTCAAGGTGCTAACTCCCGCTCGGGAATGGAGCATGAGCAGAGAGGAGGCGATCGCCTATGGCGAACGCTGTGGGATCCCTGCCCCCGTGAGTAAGAAATCGCCTTATTCGATAGATCTGAATCTGTTGGGTCGGAGTATTGAAGCCGGTCCTCTTGAAGATCTGATGGTGGCTCCGCCCGAGGAGGTCTTTGCCATGACCTCCTCGATTGACGCTGCACCCTCTCAGGCTCAGGACATTGAGATCAGTTTTGAAGCTGGTAATCCTGTGGCTATTGATGGGGTGCGACTTGATTCGGTGGGTTTGATCAAGGAGGCGAATCGTCTTGCTGGACGGCATGGTTTCGGTCGCCTTGACATCATTGAGAATCGGGTGGTTGGTATCAAGAGTCGGGAGATTTATGAAACTCCAGGGTTACTTTTATTGATTCGTGCTCATCAGGAATTGGAGAGTTTGACACTTGCTGCGGATGTGTTGCGCATGAAGCGTCAATTGGAGATGCAATGGGCTGAGCTGGTCTATCAGGGTCTTTGGTTTTCCCCTTTGAAGGATGCTCTGGATGGATTTATGGATCGCACTCAGACTTATGTGAATGGCTTGGTGCGGATTCGTCTCCAAAAAGGCAATGCCATGGTGATTGGCCGGAGCTCTGACACCAACAGCTTGTATATATCTGAGATGGCTACCTATGGCAGCGAGGATAACTTTGACCACAGGGCTGCTGAAGGATTTATCTACATCTGGGGACTTCCAAGTCGCCTTTGGGCAGCAGCTCGGCGAGGTTAA